A single window of Grus americana isolate bGruAme1 chromosome 10, bGruAme1.mat, whole genome shotgun sequence DNA harbors:
- the SLC24A5 gene encoding sodium/potassium/calcium exchanger 5 isoform X1, with the protein MRAGARRRAARMVLLLVLLSLPGWQPPRGARAQRLAADAENRTGCVPSSSEFPEGFFTPQERKDGGIVIYFIIILYMFLAVSIVCDDYFLPSLEIISECLGLSQDVAGATFMAAGSSAPELVTAFLGVFMTRGDIGVSTILGSAIYNLLGISAACGLFSSVVSRLSCWPLFRDCLAYTISVAAVLAMISDNRIYWYESASLLLIYGCYILVLCFDIKINQYLMKKFSPCCTCFTKAMEENAEQQPLVGWREESGPLICQQSRTDSGIFQDELDYSQLSTSLHGLDEISEDHPSVFTMPEADMKRILWVLSLPIITLLYLTIPDCRRQFWRNWFMVTFLISAAWISAITYVLVWMVTIAGETLGIPESVMGLSLLAAGTSVPDTVASVLVAQKGNGDMAMSNIVGSNVFDMLCLGIPWFIKTAFINTSGPIEVNSSGLTYTAISLICSVVFIFLAVHLNGWKIDKKLGAICLVLYLVFTILSILYELGIIGNNPTRVCGN; encoded by the exons CCTCGCTGCAGACGCAG aaaacaggacGGGTTGTGTCCCTTCTTCATCGGAGTTTCCTGAAGGATTTTTTACACCGCAGGAGAGAAAGGATGGAGGAATCGTTATCTATTTCATAATTATACTTTACATGTTTTTGGCTGTGTCCATTGTGTGTGATGACTACTTCCTACCTTCTCTAGAGATCATCAGTGAAT GCCTTGGCCTCTCTCAGGATGTTGCTGGAGCAACTTTTATGGCTGCTGGAAGCTCTGCTCCAGAGCTTGTCACTGCTTTTCTAG GAGTCTTCATGACAAGGGGAGATATCGGTGTCAGCACCATCCTTGGATCAGCAATCTATAATCTTCTTGGTATTTCTGCAGCTTGTGGGCTGTTTTCCAGCGTG GTTTCGAGGCTATCCTGTTGGCCGCTGTTTAGAGACTGTCTGGCATATACAATTAGTGTAGCGGCGGTCCTTGCGATGATATCTGACAACAGAATTTACTG GTATGAAAGCGCATCCTTATTATTGATATATGGGTGTTATATTCTGGTATTATGTTTTGACATTAAAATCAATCAATACCTCATGAAAAAGTTCAGTCCCTGCTGTACGTGTTTTACAAAAGCTATGGAAGAGaatgctgagcagcagccaCTGGTTGGATGGAGGGAAGAGAGTGGACCTCTAATTTGTCAACAGTCAAGAACAGACAGTGGAATTTTTCAAGATGAGCTGGACTACTCTCAACTTTCGACAAGCCTGCACGGGCTTGACGAAATCTCTGAAG ATCATCCAAGTGTCTTCACCATGCCTGAAGCAGATATGAAGAGAATTTTGTGGGTGTTATCCCTTCCTATTATTACGCTACTCTATTTGACTATACCAGATTGCAGAAGACAGTTTTGGAGGAACTGGTTCATGgtgacatttttaatttcagcagcaTGGATTTCTGCAATAACTTATGTTCTTGTATGGATGGTAACAATAGCAG GTGAAACACTGGGAATTCCAGAATCAGTAATGGGTCTCTCATTACTAGCAGCAGGAACAAGCGTACCAGATACAGTTGCAAGTGTGCTGGTGGCTCAAAAAG GAAATGGAGATATGGCTATGTCTAACATTGTAGGATCCAACGTATTTGATATGCTCTGTTTGGGAATACCCTGGTTTATAAAAACCGCCTTCATAAATACATCAGGACCCATAGAAGTGAACAGCAGTGGTTTGACATACACAGCCATTTCTCTTATCtgttctgtggtttttatttttctagcagtTCACCTAAATGGCTGGAAAATAGATAAAAAATTGGGAGCAATTTGTCTTGTACTGTACTTAGTATTTACTATATTATCAATTTTATATGAACTTGGCATCATAGGGAACAATCCTACAAGGGTCTGTGGTAACTAA
- the SLC24A5 gene encoding sodium/potassium/calcium exchanger 5 isoform X2, producing MFLAVSIVCDDYFLPSLEIISECLGLSQDVAGATFMAAGSSAPELVTAFLGVFMTRGDIGVSTILGSAIYNLLGISAACGLFSSVVSRLSCWPLFRDCLAYTISVAAVLAMISDNRIYWYESASLLLIYGCYILVLCFDIKINQYLMKKFSPCCTCFTKAMEENAEQQPLVGWREESGPLICQQSRTDSGIFQDELDYSQLSTSLHGLDEISEDHPSVFTMPEADMKRILWVLSLPIITLLYLTIPDCRRQFWRNWFMVTFLISAAWISAITYVLVWMVTIAGETLGIPESVMGLSLLAAGTSVPDTVASVLVAQKGNGDMAMSNIVGSNVFDMLCLGIPWFIKTAFINTSGPIEVNSSGLTYTAISLICSVVFIFLAVHLNGWKIDKKLGAICLVLYLVFTILSILYELGIIGNNPTRVCGN from the exons ATGTTTTTGGCTGTGTCCATTGTGTGTGATGACTACTTCCTACCTTCTCTAGAGATCATCAGTGAAT GCCTTGGCCTCTCTCAGGATGTTGCTGGAGCAACTTTTATGGCTGCTGGAAGCTCTGCTCCAGAGCTTGTCACTGCTTTTCTAG GAGTCTTCATGACAAGGGGAGATATCGGTGTCAGCACCATCCTTGGATCAGCAATCTATAATCTTCTTGGTATTTCTGCAGCTTGTGGGCTGTTTTCCAGCGTG GTTTCGAGGCTATCCTGTTGGCCGCTGTTTAGAGACTGTCTGGCATATACAATTAGTGTAGCGGCGGTCCTTGCGATGATATCTGACAACAGAATTTACTG GTATGAAAGCGCATCCTTATTATTGATATATGGGTGTTATATTCTGGTATTATGTTTTGACATTAAAATCAATCAATACCTCATGAAAAAGTTCAGTCCCTGCTGTACGTGTTTTACAAAAGCTATGGAAGAGaatgctgagcagcagccaCTGGTTGGATGGAGGGAAGAGAGTGGACCTCTAATTTGTCAACAGTCAAGAACAGACAGTGGAATTTTTCAAGATGAGCTGGACTACTCTCAACTTTCGACAAGCCTGCACGGGCTTGACGAAATCTCTGAAG ATCATCCAAGTGTCTTCACCATGCCTGAAGCAGATATGAAGAGAATTTTGTGGGTGTTATCCCTTCCTATTATTACGCTACTCTATTTGACTATACCAGATTGCAGAAGACAGTTTTGGAGGAACTGGTTCATGgtgacatttttaatttcagcagcaTGGATTTCTGCAATAACTTATGTTCTTGTATGGATGGTAACAATAGCAG GTGAAACACTGGGAATTCCAGAATCAGTAATGGGTCTCTCATTACTAGCAGCAGGAACAAGCGTACCAGATACAGTTGCAAGTGTGCTGGTGGCTCAAAAAG GAAATGGAGATATGGCTATGTCTAACATTGTAGGATCCAACGTATTTGATATGCTCTGTTTGGGAATACCCTGGTTTATAAAAACCGCCTTCATAAATACATCAGGACCCATAGAAGTGAACAGCAGTGGTTTGACATACACAGCCATTTCTCTTATCtgttctgtggtttttatttttctagcagtTCACCTAAATGGCTGGAAAATAGATAAAAAATTGGGAGCAATTTGTCTTGTACTGTACTTAGTATTTACTATATTATCAATTTTATATGAACTTGGCATCATAGGGAACAATCCTACAAGGGTCTGTGGTAACTAA
- the MYEF2 gene encoding myelin expression factor 2 isoform X2 → MAENDKPEAAAAAPQRAAENAAAAAASQPAPPPPQQQQQQQQQQPPQDEEAAAAVAVAVAVAVTAAATESGGGSANGVKMDNDETAKEEKAPVKEKYVAKPKAIPSLGSKNRFHPYSKDKNAGTGEKKTINRNRVFISNIPYDMKWQAIKDLMREKVGEVTYVELFKDAEGKSRGCGVVEFKDEEFVKKALETMNKYDLSGRPLNIKEDPEGEHARRALQRVGGQFPGGHGADVAPGIMNLPPSILNNPNIPPEVISNLQAGRLGSTIFVANLDFKVGWKKLKEVFSIAGTVKRADIKEDKDGKSRGMGTVTFEQAIEAVQAISMFNGQFLFDRPMHVKMDDKSIPHEDFRVADSKTSQLPRGLGGIGMGLGPGGQPISATQLSMGGGMGSMGPGGMGIDGPGFGGMNRMGGGLAGFRGMEGMPNMGGFGVNRMGEMFRGGMGGNMDRDFGRSDMALNRGFGDSFGRMGGGMGGMNSMAGGMGMGMDRMSSGFDRMGPAMGGGLDRNIDIDRGFVPGPMGSGMRERLGSKGNQIFVRNLPFDLTWQKLKEKFSQCGHVMFAEIKMENGKSKGCGTVRFDSPESAEKACRIMNGIKISGREIDVRLDRNA, encoded by the exons ATGGCGGAGAACGACAAGCCGGAGGCTGCGGCCGCTGCGCCGCAGCGTGCAGCCGAGaacgctgctgctgccgccgccagccagccggcgccgccgccgccacaacaacaacagcagcagcagcagcaacagccgccgcaggatgaggaggcggcggcggcagtGGCAGTGGCAGTGGCAGTggcagtgacagcagcagcaaccgAGAGCGGCGGAGGCAGCGCTAATGGCGTCAAAAT GGATAATGATGAGacagcaaaagaagagaaagcaccTGTGAAAGAGAAGTATGTTGCAAAACCAAAGGCAATCCCTTCTCTTGGAAGCAAGAATAGATTCCACCCCTATTCAAAGGACAAGAATGCAGGCACTGGAGAGAAGAAGACTATTAATCGCAATAGAGTTTTTATTAGCAACATCCCATATGACATGAAGTGGCAAGCTATTAAAGATCTTATGAGAGAGAAAG TTGGTGAGGTTACATACGTGGAGCTGTTTAAGGATGCTGAAGGAAAATCAAGG GGTTGTGG TGTGGTTGAATTCAAAGATGAAGAATTTGTTAAGAAAGCGTTAGAAACTATGAACAAATATGATCTTAGTGGAAGACCCCTGAATATTAAAGAG GATCCTGAAGGTGAACATGCTCGTAGGGCATTGCAGCGTGTAGGAGGacagtttccaggaggacatggagctgaTGTGGCACCTGGAATAATGAATTTACCACCTTCTATTCTCAATAATCCAAACATTCCTCCTGAGGTTATCAGTAacttgcaggcaggcagactTGGGTCCACTATCTTTGTTGCTAAT CTTGACTTTAAAGTTGGTTGGAAGAAACTGAAGGAGGTATTCAGCATTGCTGGAACTGTAAAGCGTGCGGACATCAAAGAAGATAAAGATGGCAAGAGTCGAGGAATGGGAACAGTTACCTTTGAACAAGCAATTGAAGCTGTTCAAGCAATAT CTATGTTCAATGGACAATTCCTGTTTGATAGACCCATGCATGTAAAAATG GATGACAAATCAATTCCTCATGAAGATTTCCGTGTTGCAGACAGCAAAACTTCACAATTACCTC GTGGTCTTGGTGGCATTGGCATGGGACTTGGACCAGGTGGACAGCCCATTAGTGCGACACAATTGAGCATGGGTGGTGGAATGGGGAGCATGGGTCCAGGAG GTATGGGGATAGATGGTCCAGGATTTGGCGGAATGAATAGAATGGGAGGCG GACTTGCTGGATTTCGTGGAATGGAAGGAATGCCTAATATGGGAGGATTTGGAGTCAACCGAATGGGAG AAATGTTCCGTGGTGGAATGGGAGGAAACATGGACAGAGATTTTGGTCGTAGTGACATGGCATTGAACCGTGGTTTTGGAGATTCTTTTGGAAGGATGG GTGGTGGAATGGGTGGTATGAACAGTATGGCTGGAggaatgggaatggggatggatCGGATGAGTTCTGGTTTTGATCGAATGGGACCAGCTATGGGTGGAGGCCTGGACAGGAACATCGATATCGATCGAGGGTTTGTGCCTGGCCCGATGGGAAGTGGCATGAGAGAGAGATTAGGCTCTAAAGGCAACCAGATATTTGTGAGAAAT CTTCCTTTTGACTTGACCTGGCAGAAGCTAAAGGAGAAATTCAGTCAATGCG GTCATGTaatgtttgcagaaataaaaatggagaatgGAAAATCAAAGGGCTGTGGAACAGTCAGATTTGACTCACCAGAATCTGCTGAAAAGGCCTGTAGGATAATGAACGGCATAAAAATCAGTGGCAGAGAAATTGATGTACGCTTGGATCGCAATGCATAA
- the MYEF2 gene encoding myelin expression factor 2 isoform X1: protein MAENDKPEAAAAAPQRAAENAAAAAASQPAPPPPQQQQQQQQQQPPQDEEAAAAVAVAVAVAVTAAATESGGGSANGVKMDNDETAKEEKAPVKEKYVAKPKAIPSLGSKNRFHPYSKDKNAGTGEKKTINRNRVFISNIPYDMKWQAIKDLMREKVGEVTYVELFKDAEGKSRGCGVVEFKDEEFVKKALETMNKYDLSGRPLNIKEDPEGEHARRALQRVGGQFPGGHGADVAPGIMNLPPSILNNPNIPPEVISNLQAGRLGSTIFVANLDFKVGWKKLKEVFSIAGTVKRADIKEDKDGKSRGMGTVTFEQAIEAVQAISMFNGQFLFDRPMHVKMDDKSIPHEDFRVADSKTSQLPRGLGGIGMGLGPGGQPISATQLSMGGGMGSMGPGGMGIDGPGFGGMNRMGGGLAGFRGMEGMPNMGGFGVNRMGEMFRGGMGGNMDRDFGRSDMALNRGFGDSFGRMGGAMIGVFAGGMGAPSMGPVRSGMSGGMGGMNSMAGGMGMGMDRMSSGFDRMGPAMGGGLDRNIDIDRGFVPGPMGSGMRERLGSKGNQIFVRNLPFDLTWQKLKEKFSQCGHVMFAEIKMENGKSKGCGTVRFDSPESAEKACRIMNGIKISGREIDVRLDRNA, encoded by the exons ATGGCGGAGAACGACAAGCCGGAGGCTGCGGCCGCTGCGCCGCAGCGTGCAGCCGAGaacgctgctgctgccgccgccagccagccggcgccgccgccgccacaacaacaacagcagcagcagcagcaacagccgccgcaggatgaggaggcggcggcggcagtGGCAGTGGCAGTGGCAGTggcagtgacagcagcagcaaccgAGAGCGGCGGAGGCAGCGCTAATGGCGTCAAAAT GGATAATGATGAGacagcaaaagaagagaaagcaccTGTGAAAGAGAAGTATGTTGCAAAACCAAAGGCAATCCCTTCTCTTGGAAGCAAGAATAGATTCCACCCCTATTCAAAGGACAAGAATGCAGGCACTGGAGAGAAGAAGACTATTAATCGCAATAGAGTTTTTATTAGCAACATCCCATATGACATGAAGTGGCAAGCTATTAAAGATCTTATGAGAGAGAAAG TTGGTGAGGTTACATACGTGGAGCTGTTTAAGGATGCTGAAGGAAAATCAAGG GGTTGTGG TGTGGTTGAATTCAAAGATGAAGAATTTGTTAAGAAAGCGTTAGAAACTATGAACAAATATGATCTTAGTGGAAGACCCCTGAATATTAAAGAG GATCCTGAAGGTGAACATGCTCGTAGGGCATTGCAGCGTGTAGGAGGacagtttccaggaggacatggagctgaTGTGGCACCTGGAATAATGAATTTACCACCTTCTATTCTCAATAATCCAAACATTCCTCCTGAGGTTATCAGTAacttgcaggcaggcagactTGGGTCCACTATCTTTGTTGCTAAT CTTGACTTTAAAGTTGGTTGGAAGAAACTGAAGGAGGTATTCAGCATTGCTGGAACTGTAAAGCGTGCGGACATCAAAGAAGATAAAGATGGCAAGAGTCGAGGAATGGGAACAGTTACCTTTGAACAAGCAATTGAAGCTGTTCAAGCAATAT CTATGTTCAATGGACAATTCCTGTTTGATAGACCCATGCATGTAAAAATG GATGACAAATCAATTCCTCATGAAGATTTCCGTGTTGCAGACAGCAAAACTTCACAATTACCTC GTGGTCTTGGTGGCATTGGCATGGGACTTGGACCAGGTGGACAGCCCATTAGTGCGACACAATTGAGCATGGGTGGTGGAATGGGGAGCATGGGTCCAGGAG GTATGGGGATAGATGGTCCAGGATTTGGCGGAATGAATAGAATGGGAGGCG GACTTGCTGGATTTCGTGGAATGGAAGGAATGCCTAATATGGGAGGATTTGGAGTCAACCGAATGGGAG AAATGTTCCGTGGTGGAATGGGAGGAAACATGGACAGAGATTTTGGTCGTAGTGACATGGCATTGAACCGTGGTTTTGGAGATTCTTTTGGAAGGATGG gtGGTGCAATGATTGGTGTTTTTGCAGGAGGAATGGGAGCGCCTAGCATGGGCCCAGTAAGATCTGGAATGA GTGGTGGAATGGGTGGTATGAACAGTATGGCTGGAggaatgggaatggggatggatCGGATGAGTTCTGGTTTTGATCGAATGGGACCAGCTATGGGTGGAGGCCTGGACAGGAACATCGATATCGATCGAGGGTTTGTGCCTGGCCCGATGGGAAGTGGCATGAGAGAGAGATTAGGCTCTAAAGGCAACCAGATATTTGTGAGAAAT CTTCCTTTTGACTTGACCTGGCAGAAGCTAAAGGAGAAATTCAGTCAATGCG GTCATGTaatgtttgcagaaataaaaatggagaatgGAAAATCAAAGGGCTGTGGAACAGTCAGATTTGACTCACCAGAATCTGCTGAAAAGGCCTGTAGGATAATGAACGGCATAAAAATCAGTGGCAGAGAAATTGATGTACGCTTGGATCGCAATGCATAA